TGGCCTAAAAAGTCAATGGCCTTATTGGTTGGGAGGAGGATAAGTGTGAACTGGGTGGTCTCGGGGCACACtgctctgcaccccaagcccacctttttttttaaagccaattagagcctcaggctcgactcacgtgcttcaaaaaaaaaacacaccccccccattggaatccacgTGTCTGgtgccctgtatgtagatcagggggctggacgcatggatgggAGGGGCGGTGGCATGAACCCCTAATGGGCGGGCTGCCACTGATCTCCAATAGAAAAATATTTACTTCATCTTCATACAGAAGTGTGTGATCGCAGCACAGCGACTGTACAATCGTCCCTGCTCTTCATCAAGCTGGATGTGAATATACAACAACAGCAGGGTGTAACCACACAGGGGAATCCCCACCAACCCTAATATAGATTATATTCCTATGATCGgtgcttatatacagtatatcgttTATATTCCTATGAtcggtgtgtatatacagtatatagtttatATTCCTATGATCAgtgcttatatacagtatatagcttaTATTCCCATGATCGgtgcttatatacagtatatagtttatATTCCTATGatcggtgtatatatatacagtatacagtttaTATTCCTATgatcggtatatatatatatacagtatatagtttatATTCCCATGAtcggtgtgtatatacagtatacagtttaTATTCCTATGATCGgtgcttatatacagtatatagtttatATTCCTATgatcggtgtatatatatatagtatatagtttATATTCCTATGATCGgtgcttatatacagtatatagtttatATTCCTATGAtcggtgtatatgtatatatatacagtatatagtttatATTCCCATGAtcggtgtgtatatacagtatacagtttaTATTCCCATGATCGGTGGATATGTGGCTCTTCACATAGACTAGAATAGAGATGTGTGACTCACAGGCTCCCTCTGGTGGACATAAATGATTATGACATAACATTATTTCTTGCTTCTGTCGGGGATCCCGTATCAATATGAATAGAAATATACAATATATGAGAATTGATTGGATAGTTTGGGTTTCCTTCCACAATACTGAACATTATATATGTGATAATTTTACCTCTATGGGGCCCTTATATTATCTTTAAACACAATAGTGTGTTCAATGACAGCATTTTGTGCCTAGGATTAAGGAAACGGAAATAAATCACCTTGTACATTTATTAGGAGAGTAAAACACTCAACAATAAGAAATCTAAATAACAAATGATAACATTTTGTATCTATGAATACTCTTCATCATCACCCTTTATCAGATCATTATGAGAGCGGCCGGTGAGTGCAGAGGTCAGATGGAGAACAGACAGTGAGTGCAGAGATCGGCAGTAGAGCGGCCAGTGAGTGCAGAGGTCGGCAGGCGAGCGGTCAGTGAGTGCAGAGGTCGGCAGGAGAGCGGCCGTTGAGTGCAGAGGTCTGCAGGCGAGCGGTCGGTGAATTCAGAGGTTGACAGGAGAGCGGCCGTTGAGTGCAGAGGTCAGCAGGAGAGCAACCGGTGAGTGCAGAGGTCGGCAGGAGAGCAGCCGTTGAGTGCAGAGGTCGGCAGGAGAGTGGCCGGTGAGTGCAGAGGTCGGCAGGAGAGCGGCGGGTGAGTGCAGAGGTCGGCAGGAGAGTGGCCGGTGAGTGCAGAGGTCGGCAGGAGAGCGGCGGGTGAGTGCAGAGGTCGGCAGGAGAGTGGCCGGTGAGTGCAGAGGTCGGCAGGAGAGCGGCGGGGGAGTGCAGAGGTCGGCAGGAGAGTGGACGGTGAGTGCAGAGGTCGGCAGGAGAGCGGCGGGTGAGTGCAGAGGTCGGCAGGAGAGTGGCCGGTGAGTGCAGAGGTCGGCAGGAGAGCGGCGGGTGAGTGCAGAGGTCAGCAGGAGAGTGGCCGGTGAGTGCAGAGGTTGGCAGGAGAGCGGCGGGTGAGTGCAGAGGTCGGCAGGAGAGTGGCCGGTGAGTGCAGAGGTCGGCAGGAGAGCAGCGGGTGAGTGCAGAGGTCGGTAGGAGAGCGGTCGGTGTGTGTTTTGGGGTTCGACAGGAGAGCGGCCGTTGAGTGCCGAGGTCGGCAGGAGAGCGGCCGGTGAGTGCAGAGGTCGGCAGGAGAGCGATCGGTGAGTGCAGAGATCGGAAGGAGAGTGGCCAGTGAGTGCAGAGTTCAGCTGGAGAGCGACCGGTGAGTGCAGAGGTCGGCAGGAGAGTGGCCATGGAGTGCAGAGGTCGGCAGGAGAGCGGCCATGGAGTGCAGAGGTCGGTAGAAGAGCGGCCATGAAGTGTAGAGGTCGGCAGGAGAGCAGCGGGTGAGTGCAGAGGTCGGCAGGAGAGCGGCCGGTGAGTGTAGAGGTCGGCAGGAGAGCGGCCGGTGAGTGTAGAAGTCGGCAGGAGAGTGGCCGATGAGTTTAAGGTTGCAGAAATCGGTAAGTTAAGTGGCTGGTGAATGCAGAGGTCGGCAGGGAAGTGGCTGGTGAATGCAGAGGTCGGCAGGTAAGTGGCTGGTGAATGCAGAGGTCGGCAGGGAAGTGTGTGGTGAATGCAGAGGTCGGCAGGGAAGTGTGTGGTGAATGCAGAGGTCGGCAGGGAAGTGGCTGGTGAATGCAGAGGTCGGCAGGTAAGTGTGTGGTGAATGCAGAGGTCAGCAGGGAAGTGGCTGGTGAATGCAGAGGTCGGCAGGTAAGTGTGTGGTGAATGCAGAGGTCGGCAGGTAAGTGTGTGGTGAATGCAGAGGTCGGCAGGGAAGTGTGTGGTGAATGCAGAGGTCGGCAGGGAAGTGTGTGGTGAATGCAGAGGTCGGCAGGGAAGTGGCTGGTGAATGCAGAGGTCGGCAGGGAAGTGGCTGGTGATTTAAGAGATCGGCAGGAAAGAGAATCAGCTAGTATAAGTAGAGTTAGTCTGGAAAGTGGCTGAATGGTGAAGGTAAAGGAACCACTGCTGTGCTTGGAGATGAAATGCAGGCTGTCACACTGTACTGGCAGCTTATGGAGTCATTGACCCGCTTGGCAAGGACTGTCTGCACTTGGAGATGTCGGGGGTGATGTCACTACATTCACAGGGAATGATTACATGTTTCGGGGCTCTGCCCCTTTGTCAGACCCAATTGGGTTTGACAAAGAGGCAGAGCCCCAAAACATGTACTCTTGTGCATGGACTGTTCCTGACGTCATCATGGCCATAGACCGGCCCTGGATGTGAGaacgtcaggaacagtccaccgctgGATCATGTGGGGGGTGCTGTTTTCCAAGGGATCAGGTAAGTAGTCTTTCTGAGCACCCCGGAACAAAACCAGCTATGTGAACTCTGCCGTGCAGGCACAGCTCCACTGCATGGAGAAAACAAAACCCCGGAGTCCTGATTTAACGGTGGACAATGCAGTCTCTAGCCAGCTtggggaagagagggggaggaggcggGGTGAAATAGGGGAGTGTGTttctattgacacacacagtgtAAGGAGACACAACTCTTAGTCTCTGCATATAACAGCGGCCCCATAGGATGCTGAAAGAGAAATGGGCAACCCTGAGACAGGGAATCGGGGAGGTCATGTGACCGGCTCAAACTGGAACACAGACCAGGACTATATGCAAAGAAGCTTCATAGCCCCGCCCCCTAGGATTGGCCTCTCTAACGCATTTCACCCAGTGGGCTTAAAAAGGAACTGCGGgtgtaatatcactttaaattccAATGTGAACATTAAACCTTGAAGTGTATAAGGAGTCTTCACGTCGATCCTCGGCTTCCTCCGAACGGAACTTCCCTTTAACCCTTTCCTGGCTCTTTTATTTCAGGTGAGGGCGGCGAGGAGTCGGGATTTCATCATTCCACAGATTATTCATGGAGAGTTCCTGTAATTGGCATCCTCCTCCCGCCCGCCCAGGACTGTGTGACTCGCAGCCGAGGTGTTCAGTTCATTGCCAGCGTCTGGATGGTGCTGATTGCGCTGCCTGTCCCTCTGTGGCTTGGCTGATGGTGAGtgttatgggggggagggggggggggcgtcttgcCTGAAGGTCTCTCTatgggatgggagggggaggggagggacgtGTCTGGATTTGTACACACTGGTGTCTGGTATGGAGAATTCTGCAGTGATGATCGAAGGATGTGATGGATGAAGGTGTGTGTTCCAGGAAAGGGTTAACCCCCCCTCTGTGTAGGGACCCCCCCTCTGTGTAGGGACCCCCTCAGCTGattaacccctccccctccctcctataCACCCCCATAGAGCTGAGCAGTTTTACATCAaggctatggactggtttattcagcaatatacactatattaccaaaagtattgggacacctgcctttacacgcacatgaactttaatggccccCCAGTCttaaggccagattcacaaaagagatatgacggcgtttctcctgatactccgtcgtatctctgtttctatctatgcgactgattcatagaaccagttacgcatagatatccataagatccgacaggtgtaattgttttacactgtcggatcttaggatgcagtaccgcggccgctggggggagtttgcgtcataaaccagcgtcgggtatgcaaattaggagttacggcgatccacaacggattttcgcattagctacgtcgccgctagtctagtttcccgttgcaaagtcgtcgttttgggtgccctaactttagtcagcaaacgtattgctgtataaagtatggccgtcgctcccgcgtcgaaatttaaaaatgaacgtcgtttgcgtaagccgtccgggagtGCGGGagtgcaagtgcttggtgaatcagtgCGGGagtgcaagtgcttggtgaatcaggcacttgcgatgaaaacttgcggcggtgtaacgtatctacgatacgttacgccgccgctcacctacgtgaatctggcccttagtccgcagggttcaatattgagttggccccgccccttgcagctataacaccttcaactcttctgggaaggccatccacaaggtttaggagggtgtctatgggaatttaaAAGGGGCACTCCTACACCTTTCctgacactgtatatagaggggtatgaatactttttttcctggcactgtatatagaggggtatgaatactttttcctgacaCTGtacatagaggggtatgaatactttttcctgacactgtatatagaggggtacgaatactttttttcctggcactgtatatagaggggtatgaatactttttcctgacaCTGtacatagaggggtatgaatactttttcctgacactgtatatagaaggggtatgaatactttttcaagccacATATACAGAAAGCCCTGTCACTATCACAGCCATGATCAGCACAGAGGCATTTCTATCCCCCGCTCTACATACAGGACATGGGGAAGtgcggctgcagagcagagagttCCTCAGCCAATGAGGCGCCAGGACAGCTCCCGGGGAAGAGAGATCAGGAATCTCAACTCACATTTCTTCATTCctaatagagatacaaagtaacaactTTCTATCAAATCATTTCTATTTATCTGCAGATCATTTATAACAACCCGACAAGGCGAAAAAACTATctatttataatataataatagtaattcttcttcttcttcttcttcttcttcttcttcttcttcttcttcttcttcttcttcttcttcttcttcttcttcttcttcttcttcttcttcttcttcttcttcttcttcttcttcttcttcttcttcttcttcttcttcttcttcttcttcttcttcttcttcttcttcttcttcttcttcttcttcttcttcttcttcttcttcttcttcttcttcttcttcttcttcttcttcttcttcttcttcttcttcttcttcttcttcttcttcttcttcttcttcttcttcttcttcttcttcttcgtagtagtagtagtagtagtagtagtagtagtagtagtagtagtagtagtagtagtagtagtagtagtagtagtagtagtagtagtagtagtagtagtagtagtagtagtagtagtagtagtagtagaagtattattactattattactattattatgatatggttattattattattattattagtagtagtagtattactattattattatgatatggttattattattattattattattattattattattattattattattactattattattattattattattattattattattattattattattcttcttattattattattattattattattagtagtagtagtagtagtagtagtattactattattactattatcaatactattattattattattattattattattattattagtagtagtagtattactattattattatgatatggttattattattattattattattattattattattattattattattattattactattattattattattattattattattattattattcttcttcttcttattattattattattattattattattagtagtagtagtagtagtagtattactattattactattatcaatactattattattattattattattattattattattattattattattattattattattatgattatattatccatgtaatataatataataacttATTAAGTATTGACCGTTCGATTTCCCAAATTAGCCCCAATtaactccttccttcccttctccaCTTGACTTTTTTCTTCACTGCTGatttttaaaaagaggacgtatatagccgtgagcgggtccttaagtggttaaagcgacgcagtgccgaaacgccaAAAGTGTTCCGGTCTTTtgtcagccaaatcctccggggctgaagtggttaagttgcattagtgaaataataatattcaaatttttcgagtttcatgaTTTCTATACACGATGTCCTTCTCCGAGTCTACAAGGAAGGACCTTCACAAACACATCGATCACAATTGTCTTCgttgtgagtgagtaacttatatagcgccagggccgccatcatgaattatggggccccttacacagcttcaggcatgggccccctggagcagagaaccggggggagggtgctgccacctgaaattgagaagcggggggggggctgccacctggaattgagaatatatatattttttttaaaaaggggggttgccatctggggccctggggacctctgggccctttaataatgaaaaaaaaaatatatacatatatttttttctttacaaaataaaattacaaaaaaggggggttgtcatccgggacctctgggccctttaataaaaaataacaaaaataaacctctgggccctttaattaaaaataaaataaaaaaaaagatataaaaaaataaataaaaataaacatttataaaaaagggggggtttctaTCCAgggccctagggacctctgggccctttaataaaacataaaaaaaatagacatttataaaaaaataaaaaaaaagggggggttgccatgttgggccctgtggacctctgagccctttaataataaaaaaaaaaatatatatatatatatatatatatatatatatatatatatatatgaaataaaaagaaaaaaagaaataaaataataaaaaaaaaaatttaataaaaaaaggggggttacaatccggggccctgggaaccttggggcactttaataataataataataattataagattttatatatatatatatatatatataataaaataaataaaaaataaataaaaaaatattattatttttataaaaaaaggggggttgtcatccgggcccctggggacctccggacccctaaaaaataaaataaaaaattggacctttaataaaaaataaaataaaaatatattaaaaaatatatatattttttttataaaaaaaaaaaaaaaaaatggggattgccatctgggccccttacaggtgtactgcctgtaccccctgatggtggccctgtatAACGCTAacaaatgtgaactaaatcgAATCAAGACGCAAAGGTGGTAAATTTGAGAACCTAAGTCTGACTCTCTTTATACACCACATACAAATAATTCCTTCTCTTCTCATTTTTTGCTTTGCAGAGGAGAATGATCTCTACTAGACCGGTAAACGTGACAAGATGTCCAATCTAACGTCAAATGACACGTCTCCTCCATCTAACCTTACAAGCCTCACACCGAAAAGTACAGAGACGGCCTTGTGTGGGGTCATCGTCCTCCTCTGCCTCGTTGGACTTGTTGGAAACACCATCGTCATTTTCTACTTCTGGTTCAGAATTAAACTCAGTCAGTCGACGGTCTACATCCTGAACCTGGCGGTGGCCGACTTCCTGTTCTCGGTGGGATGCGccatcttttttctgtatcttgCGTGCGCGATGAATGGAGTGCCCACCACCAGTGAAAGTAAGCGGGGCATCAGTATATTTGGAGAACTGCTGATCAGTTTAACATTTACCGCAAGCCTCTTTTTCCTTGCGACTCTCAGCTGTGAACGGTGCCTGTCTGTCTGTTTTCCCCTCTGGTACAAATGCCGGCGGCCGGCGCACCTGTCCACCGTACTGAGCGGGGTGATGTGGATCCTGTCCCTTCTGATATCTATACTGGAACGCTTGGTGATCCCAGAGCACCGCTCTACCGTATACAtcgtcacctctgctgttttcctCCTGGTCACTCTTCTCATGGTTGCTTCCAGCGTGGTCCTTCTCATCCAGATCCAGAAGTCGTCTGTAGAGTGCCGCCCTTTGAAGCTCTACATTGTGGTCGTTGCCGCCATCGTAAACTATCTCATTTCACTGGCTCCATCCAGAGTTCTAAGGATGGTGTATTTCTTTGCTGTGGTGCCCACAGCCTACATGAGGCTCATCTCCATCATTGTGATCTTCCTGTGCTCCGCATTCAATTCTGCTGCCAATCCCTACATCTATATCATTGTGGGGAGGTGGAAGAGGAGGATCTCCACGGCACAGGCCTTGAAATTGGCCTTCCAGGAGGACTCAAACCAGACGTCTGAGGAGAACATCACAATGGGAAGTCAACAGACTGAGACTGAAGACAAATCGGAGGCTGTAGAGATCGATGGTGACAAAACTTTGTAGACTGGTTTACAAATATTCCACCGCAACTTTCCACTAAGTCCAAAAAAAGTAAAGGAGATGCTCACTGAGAAATGCTTCTGGTGGTTTggtaacatagttacatagttacatagttacatagttagtcaggttgaaaaaagacacaagtccatccagttcaaccacaaaaaacaaaataaaaaaacacagtaaaatcctatacacccaacttcatacccacagttgatccagaggaaggcaaaaaaccccagcggagcatgatccaatttgctacagcaggggaaaaaattccttcctgatcccccgagaggcaatcggatttaccctggatcaactttacctacaaatcttagtactcagttatattctgtacatttaggaaagtatccagacctttcttaaagcaatctactgagctggccagaaccacctctggagggagtctgttccacattttcacagctcttactgtgaaaaaacctttccgtatttggaggtgaaatctcttttcctctagacgtaaagagtgcccccttgtcctcagtgatgaccgtaaagtgaataactcaacaccaagttcactgtatggacctcttatatatttgtacatgttgatcatatccccccttattctcctcttctcaagagtgaataaatctagttcctctaatctttcctcatagctgagctcctccatgcctcttatcagtttggttgctcttctctgcactttctccagttctcctatatcctttttgagaactggtgcccaaaactgaactgcatattccagatgaggtcttactaatgatttgtacaggggcaaaattatatctctgtctctggagtccatacctctcttaatacaagaaaggactttgctcgctttggaaaccgcagcttggcattgcatgccattattgagcttatgatcaactaaaacccccagatctttctccactacagacccccccagttgtactccccctagtatgtatgatgcatgcatattcttagcccccaagtgcataactttacatttatctacattaaacctcatctgccacttagtcgcccaatcagacagagcattgaggtcggcttgtaaattggagacatcctgtaaggacgttattccactgcatagcttggtgtcatctgcaaagacagaaatgttacttttgatctcagacccaatatcatttataaatatattgaaaagtaagggtcccagcactgaaccttggggtacaccactgataacattggaccattcagagtaagaatcattaaccacgactctctgaattctgtctttcagccagttttctatccatttacaaactgatatatccaatcctgtagaccttaccttacacatgagctgtgtgtgcggaactgtatcgaacgcttttgtaaaatccaaatatatcacgtccacagccacgcctctgtccagggttttacttacctcttcataaaaggaaatcaggtttgtctgacaacttctgtctttcatgaatccatgttggaTATAGACATTGGCATAGCAGCGGGTGGTAACACCTTTGCAAAAGGATGTTGTTCTCAGTCTAAACACCACTGGTGAGATTTATAACAATCGGTGAAAGAATCGAGTCTAAcggcacgtacacacgatcggattttcccttcggaaaaaaaccttggatggtttttccgccgaaattccactcaagcttggcttgcatacacacggtcacagaaaagttctctgaactttcgaccgtcatgaacgcagtgacgtacaacactacgagccgagaaaattaagttcaatgcttccgagaatgcgtcaaattgtttccaagcatgcggaATTTTGTGAGTCGGCATTactacagacgattggattttccttCAAAAGTTTTTATTAGTTTTAGCAAAAGTATAGAAGACTTAATAAAATGCAAGGTACAAATATTGTAAACAATGTGCAGCGATATTGAATAACTAGAGATAGAACCCGACTATCTTGTCATTCTCGGTGGTACATGTAGAAGATGTTGCAAGAGCATAGCCGATGACCTCGCTCCTGATGGGTCACCCCAACCGGGAGCATTTTTGTGACCCAACAGGAGAGAGCACTAGGTATACATGCACCAACAAGTGAGATACATCTCCAGTAACAGTCGCCATCATAGTGCAGCAATCTCATATATGGGCGGTGAGGAAGGGTTCACATTGTACTCGGTCAAGAAGGTTATATAGAGGATAGGTGTGTCAC
The Rana temporaria chromosome 6, aRanTem1.1, whole genome shotgun sequence DNA segment above includes these coding regions:
- the LOC120942552 gene encoding mas-related G-protein coupled receptor member H-like, which gives rise to MSNLTSNDTSPPSNLTSLTPKSTETALCGVIVLLCLVGLVGNTIVIFYFWFRIKLSQSTVYILNLAVADFLFSVGCAIFFLYLACAMNGVPTTSESKRGISIFGELLISLTFTASLFFLATLSCERCLSVCFPLWYKCRRPAHLSTVLSGVMWILSLLISILERLVIPEHRSTVYIVTSAVFLLVTLLMVASSVVLLIQIQKSSVECRPLKLYIVVVAAIVNYLISLAPSRVLRMVYFFAVVPTAYMRLISIIVIFLCSAFNSAANPYIYIIVGRWKRRISTAQALKLAFQEDSNQTSEENITMGSQQTETEDKSEAVEIDGDKTL